Proteins encoded by one window of Cannabis sativa cultivar Pink pepper isolate KNU-18-1 chromosome 4, ASM2916894v1, whole genome shotgun sequence:
- the LOC115712054 gene encoding stemmadenine O-acetyltransferase-like, with translation MKVEVTSKDIIKPSSPTPYHLSLYQLSFLDQITPRAYSPFIYYYSLNDINNESNDNNYIISNISEKLKKSLSKTLTLYYPLAGRFTEDFCVDCHDDGAPFFEARVLKTQLCDVLNNPIPVELNDLLPFPLDDYAELPFGVQLNIFDCGGIAIGVCISHRIADALSCLEFTKSWMAISLGEENKVVPPTFISPSLFPPKNIGDYGETFSIPKKNTNVTKLFVLEAHKVEALKAKYDEKSRGENHAKPKLWQTRLSRVEALSAFLFSRYAVATGLDAKSKLCCTYHPVNIRPRFEKPLPENSFGNYYYAMETLFPPTIISSENENCHELARVIGDEIRKIDKKFVEDLQGVEKSDEYIESLRIGDEGLVRGERCAVMFSSLCRFPVYDADFGYGKPIWVSSADRCFGNIFVFMDNQKGDEIEVYACLSPEDMSKFEVDKEFLSLLSAHTK, from the coding sequence atgaaggttGAAGTAACCTCAAAAGATATTATCAAACCTTCTTCTCCAACCCCTTACCACCTCAGCCTCTACCAACTCTCATTCCTTGACCAAATAACACCCAGAGCTTATAGTCCTTTCATCTATTACTACTCACTAAACGACATCAATAACGAGTCCAACGACAACAATTATATCATCTCAAACATATCCGAAAAGCTCAAGAAATCTTTGTCCAAAACCTTAACCCTTTACTACCCACTTGCAGGAAGATTCACTGAAGACTTTTGCGTTGACTGCCACGACGACGGAGCACCCTTCTTCGAAGCTCGGGTATTGAAGACGCAACTCTGCGACGTTCTAAACAACCCTATCCCAGTCGAACTCAACGATCTTCTTCCATTTCCGCTGGACGATTACGCAGAGTTACCCTTCGGGGTCCAACTCAACATCTTTGATTGTGGTGGAATTGCCATTGGCGTCTGCATTTCGCATAGAATTGCAGACGCTTTATCTTGCTTAGAGTTTACAAAAAGTTGGATGGCCATTTCTCTTGGTGAAGAGAATAAGGTAGTACCACCTACGTTCATCTCTCCATCGCTTTTCCCACCTAAGAATATTGGAGATTATGGTGAAACTTTTTCTATCCCAAAGAAGAACACAAACGTAACAAAACTGTTTGTGTTGGAAGCTCATAAGGTCGAGGCTCTCAAAGCCAAATATGACGAAAAATCAAGAGGAGAAAACCATGCAAAACCCAAGTTGTGGCAGACGCGACTTTCTCGTGTTGAAGCCTTATCTGCTTTCTTATTTAGCCGTTATGCTGTGGCTACTGGTTTAGATGCTAAATCAAAGTTATGTTGTACCTATCACCCTGTGAATATTCGTCCCAGGTTCGAGAAGCCATTGCCGGAAAACTCTTTCGGCAACTACTATTATGCTATGGAGACATTATTTCCTCCGACCATCATCAGTAGTGAAAATGAGAATTGTCACGAGCTGGCAAGGGTGATTGGAGATGAGATAAGAAAGATTGACAAAAAGTTTGTGGAAGATCTTCAAGGGGTTGAGAAATCAGATGAATACATTGAATCTCTGAGGATAGGCGATGAGGGATTGGTGAGAGGAGAGAGGTGTGCAGTTATGTTCAGCAGTTTGTGTAGGTTTCCTGTTTATGATGCTGACTTTGGATATGGAAAGCCTATTTGGGTGAGCTCTGCTGACAGGTGTTTTGGTAACATATTTGTGTTTATGGACAACCAAAAGGGTGATGAAATAGAGGTTTATGCTTGCTTAAGTCCTGAAGATATGTCCAAATTTGAAGTTGATAAAGAGTTCCTCTCTCTTTTGTCTGCTCATACTAAGTGA
- the LOC115711946 gene encoding stemmadenine O-acetyltransferase, with amino-acid sequence MKVEVTSKDIIKPSSPTPDHLSLYQLSFLDQISPRAYSPFIYYYSLNDINNDSNDNNYIISNISEKLKKSLSKTLTLYYPLAGRFTEDFCVDCHDDGAPFFEARVLKTQLCDVLNNPIPVELNDLLPFPLDDYAEFPFGVQLNIFDCGGIAIGVCISHRIADALSCLEFTKSWMAISRGEENKVVPPTFISPSLFPPKNIGDYGATFSIPKKNTNVTKLFVFEACKVEALRAKYEENSRGENHAIPKLWQRRLSRVEALSAFLFSRYAVATGLDVKSKLCCTYHPVNIRPRFEKPLPENSFGNYYHGMETLLPPSIISSKNENCHELARVIGAEIRKIDKKFVEDLQGVEKSDEYIESMRMGNEGLVRGERCAVVFSSLCRFPVYDADFGYGKPIWVSSADRCFCNIFVFMDNQKGDEIEVYACLSPEDMSKFEVDKEFLSLLSAHTK; translated from the coding sequence atgaaggTTGAAGTAACTTCAAAAGATATTATCAAACCTTCTTCTCCAACCCCTGACCACCTCAGCCTCTACCAACTCTCATTCCTTGACCAAATATCACCCAGAGCTTACAGTCCTTTCATCTATTACTACTCACTAAACGACATCAATAATGACTCCAACGACAACAATTATATCATCTCTAACATATCCGAAAAGCTCAAGAAATCTTTGTCCAAAACCTTAACCCTTTACTACCCACTTGCTGGAAGATTCACTGAAGACTTTTGTGTTGACTGCCACGACGACGGAGCACCCTTCTTCGAAGCTCGGGTACTGAAGACGCAACTCTGCGACGTTCTAAACAACCCTATCCCAGTCGAACTCAACGATCTTCTTCCATTTCCGCTGGACGATTACGCAGAGTTTCCCTTTGGGGTCCAACTCAACATCTTTGATTGTGGTGGAATTGCCATTGGCGTCTGCATTTCGCATAGAATTGCAGACGCTTTATCTTGCTTAGAGTTTACAAAAAGCTGGATGGCCATTTCTCGTGGTGAAGAGAATAAGGTAGTACCACCCACGTTCATCTCTCCATCGCTTTTCCCACCTAAGAATATTGGAGATTATGGTGCAACTTTTTCTATCCCAAAGAAGAACACAAACGTAACAAAACTGTTTGTGTTCGAAGCTTGTAAGGTTGAGGCTCTCAGAGCCAAATATGAGGAAAATTCTAGAGGAGAAAACCATGCAATACCCAAGTTGTGGCAGAGGCGGCTTTCTCGTGTGGAAGCCTTATCTGCTTTCTTATTTAGCCGTTATGCTGTGGCTACTGGTTTAGATGTAAAATCAAAGTTATGTTGTACCTATCACCCTGTGAATATTCGTCCCAGGTTCGAGAAGCCATTGCCGGAAAACTCTTTTGGCAACTACTATCATGGTATGGAGACATTATTACCTCCGTCCATCATCAGTAGTAAAAATGAGAATTGTCACGAGCTGGCGAGGGTGATAGGAGCTGAGATAAGAAAGATTGACAAAAAGTTTGTGGAAGATCTTCAAGGGGTTGAGAAATCAGATGAATACATTGAATCTATGAGGATGGGCAATGAGGGATTGGTGAGAGGAGAGAGATGTGCAGTTGTGTTCAGTAGTTTGTGTAGGTTCCCTGTTTATGATGCTGACTTTGGATATGGAAAGCCTATTTGGGTGAGCTCTGCTGATAGGTGTTTTTGTAACATATTTGTGTTTATGGACAACCAAAAGGGTGATGAAATAGAGGTTTATGCTTGCTTAAGTCCTGAAGATATGTCCAAATTTGAAGTTGATAAAGAGTTCCTCTCTCTTTTGTCTGCTCATACTAAGTGA